From the Polynucleobacter acidiphobus genome, the window CAAGGGCTTGAGGTGCCGGCTCTGGACAGACGTGTAAGCCACATACCAGGGAAGGGCTGCAATTCCGAGATGCTGCCTGGTTGCGGATAGAAGTGCTGAGAGATTATTGGAGTAGAGGGGGCCTTGCACCTGAATGGATTTGTTGGAGCCGTCGCGACCCGTAAATTGCCAACGATGGTCTCCTTGCACTGAGCTGTAGATCAGTGCGGTATGACGACTTAAATCGCTGGGTATGGAGGGCGTGCCAGCCTGCATGAGGTATTCAGGGGTGGCGACCAGAACCCAGGGATTAAGACCCAAAAAGCGTGCTCCCAAACTGGAATCGGATAGACGCCCCATCCGAATTGCAAGATCGACGCCTTCTTCGACCAAATTTATGTAACGATCATCCAGGTTGAGGCTTACCTGTAACTGCGGATGATCCCTCATAAACTCCAGTACCAACGGCGTTAGCACACGTCGACCAAAGGCTACTGAGCTA encodes:
- a CDS encoding LysR family transcriptional regulator, coding for MDRIQGISLFIRVVETGSFSKAASSLGITQPTATKHVAALEKRLGSLLLHRSTRGVTPTEIGKIYYEKCKTIIHEVEDAENLAGLLQSEVQGKLNISSSVAFGRRVLTPLVLEFMRDHPQLQVSLNLDDRYINLVEEGVDLAIRMGRLSDSSLGARFLGLNPWVLVATPEYLMQAGTPSIPSDLSRHTALIYSSVQGDHRWQFTGRDGSNKSIQVQGPLYSNNLSALLSATRQHLGIAALPWYVAYTSVQSRHLKPLLEDWTMPAQEIHAVYSSPRLLTSKVSKLIDWLAGQFKGNWWAREIGS